Proteins from a single region of Dyadobacter fanqingshengii:
- a CDS encoding tetratricopeptide repeat protein, producing the protein MKRIFSRCFIIVCLLFSALSADAQFDHIINKTHAERYTDLRKFIDSNIYTDRGPEAYKSLETLKKVALRNNDQDLVMEADLMRIMLDREVHKDMKKKHILDLKALIAKSQKAGNMQIHLRSRRHLAHFYWYETKNYERAFEEYLTIHPLLKKISEKDFPEKAYFLSQIGEAYYFFADYKNAISFSREALTVDVIRDHRGVHNMAMNTIGLSYMKTDLLNSADIYFKKILSNVGIGDYAVWKGIAQGNLGRTAYLRGKYDEAVPLLEACVDRAVIISDHTQAAAALTLLSDIYFRQNNISKAEKTIHEAQKYVWLSRIKQPLELLYQVFGKINAAKGNFVLTNMYLDSATITRNAFEKDFNAMQMLRASEKAQLQAHKADMERVAAEKQIKTLERNILLTLVLLLLMVALYFYKTYYYKTREKQRIINDQLKKAEQELTFATIQLEEFTRSISEKNLLVEELSARYSINGSEETVQELQKITILTDEQWEYFRTLFEKIHVGYLSRLRAKLPGLTPAETRFMALARLDLTYKEMASTLGISVQSVRVIRHRIRKKLNLPEEADLKDVVSTI; encoded by the coding sequence ATGAAACGCATTTTTAGCAGATGTTTCATTATCGTGTGCCTTCTATTCTCAGCGCTTTCTGCTGATGCCCAGTTTGATCACATTATAAACAAGACCCACGCCGAGCGCTATACGGACCTACGCAAGTTTATCGACTCAAACATCTACACGGATAGAGGCCCGGAAGCTTATAAATCACTCGAAACCCTGAAAAAGGTGGCGCTCCGGAACAACGATCAGGATTTAGTTATGGAAGCCGACCTGATGCGGATCATGCTGGATCGTGAAGTGCATAAGGACATGAAAAAAAAGCATATCCTCGATTTGAAAGCATTGATTGCCAAGTCTCAGAAAGCGGGGAATATGCAAATTCACCTTCGGTCCCGCAGACATCTTGCGCATTTTTACTGGTACGAAACTAAAAACTACGAGCGCGCATTTGAGGAATATCTCACAATACACCCATTGTTGAAAAAAATCTCTGAAAAGGACTTTCCTGAAAAGGCGTATTTTCTGTCACAGATCGGAGAAGCTTATTATTTTTTCGCCGATTACAAAAATGCGATCAGCTTTTCGCGGGAAGCACTGACGGTGGACGTGATCCGGGACCACCGCGGGGTGCACAACATGGCCATGAACACTATCGGGCTGAGTTATATGAAGACAGATCTGCTCAATTCTGCGGATATTTATTTCAAAAAGATATTGTCAAATGTCGGGATCGGCGACTATGCTGTCTGGAAAGGCATTGCACAGGGAAACCTGGGAAGAACGGCTTACCTGCGTGGAAAATACGACGAAGCAGTTCCCCTTTTAGAAGCTTGTGTTGATAGAGCGGTCATTATATCAGACCACACCCAGGCCGCCGCGGCGCTGACTCTGCTTTCAGACATTTACTTTCGACAAAACAACATCAGCAAAGCAGAAAAGACCATTCATGAGGCCCAGAAATATGTGTGGCTTTCGCGTATAAAGCAGCCACTTGAACTGCTTTACCAGGTTTTCGGAAAGATCAATGCGGCCAAAGGCAACTTTGTGCTGACCAACATGTATCTGGATTCAGCTACCATTACGCGCAATGCTTTCGAAAAGGATTTCAATGCCATGCAAATGCTGCGGGCGAGTGAAAAGGCTCAATTACAGGCACATAAGGCAGATATGGAACGCGTGGCTGCCGAAAAGCAGATCAAAACGCTGGAACGTAACATCCTGCTGACACTCGTGTTGCTGCTGCTCATGGTTGCCTTGTATTTTTACAAAACCTACTATTACAAAACGCGGGAAAAGCAACGCATCATTAATGACCAGCTGAAAAAAGCCGAGCAGGAACTTACTTTTGCAACCATTCAGCTCGAAGAATTTACCAGAAGCATTTCTGAGAAGAATCTGTTGGTGGAAGAGCTCAGCGCCCGGTACAGCATTAACGGCAGCGAGGAAACGGTTCAGGAGTTACAAAAAATCACCATTCTTACCGACGAACAATGGGAGTATTTCAGGACGCTTTTTGAAAAAATCCATGTCGGCTATTTATCCAGGTTAAGGGCGAAACTGCCCGGCCTCACTCCTGCCGAAACCCGTTTTATGGCGCTCGCCAGGCTCGATCTTACTTACAAGGAAATGGCCAGCACGCTCGGAATTTCCGTACAGAGCGTCCGCGTGATCCGCCACAGGATCCGAAAAAAACTCAATCTTCCGGAAGAGGCCGATTTAAAAGATGTGGTGTCTACAATCTGA
- a CDS encoding efflux RND transporter permease subunit, whose product MKLPEFAVKNYQFTLVIFMAVLALGVYSLFTMPRSEDPDIHPPQFTVVIVYPGASPKDMEQLVVDPMEKKINELDDMKHVITDIRDGLAVMQVQYKYSSDPDDKYQELVREINSLRNSLPADINDIRINKQIPSDVSIYQYALISENASYAQLKKYSKDFKERLEKIKSLKKVDYAGFPERQVNVSLNLEKIAQQKLTQNQIINALQSENVNIPGGSISMATKKLNIKTSGNYRTLDEVANTVVSTSGGKVVYLKDVADVKLGYEDETHITRLNGFRCSFVNVSQKEGENIIAVQDQVLPVVAKFEKELPANIELVKVFDQAKSVDHRLSHFARDFGIAILLVLLTLLPLGSRASVVVMISIPLSLSIGLTIMNLLGYNINQLSIVGMIVALGILVDDSIVVVENIERYLRLGYGRVEAAVKASSQIGMAVVGCTILLIFAFLPLVFLPEGAGDFIRSLPLSVITTVFASMLVSLTIVPFLSSILLKKHASAEGNFLLRGMKKGIHKTYGSLLDKALKWPATTLVLAGLIFAGSLALVPLIGNSLFPKSEKPMFLIDIETPQGTNLKKTNQVTRYVEGILKKEPLITSFATNVGKGNPRVYYNVIQRNESENFAEIFVQVEGLETEEKVEVIERLRKKLERYPGAEIKVKDFEQGPLIEAPLAYRVYGENLDDLRKTAFRVADMLSKTEGTIYVNNPLQVQPTDLKVNINKQKAGTLGISSADIDRTVRLGAAGLNVATYREDVGKADNYNVNVSVSRNAAVQDYGVFDKLYVTSASGANIPLKNVATIEFESSPNQIRHYDKDRYVTVSSFAKPGYNVQRMNEDITAKLGQFKFEKGQTFTVAGEKESQEESFGGLGLIILVTIFGFLGVLILEFKTFKSILIVLSVIPLGIVGGLAMLFLTGETLSFTATIGFIALVGIEVKNSLLVVDFTNQLRAQGMGIEEAIIEAGEIRFVPILLTSMTAIGGLLPLVIEYSALYSPLALVLIGGLISSTLLSRLVTPVMYKLLPPSIEHVAKEEAVLEPQF is encoded by the coding sequence ATGAAATTACCTGAATTTGCTGTCAAAAATTACCAGTTTACGCTGGTGATTTTTATGGCTGTGCTGGCGCTGGGCGTTTATTCGCTCTTTACAATGCCGCGCAGCGAGGACCCGGACATTCATCCGCCTCAATTTACGGTTGTGATCGTTTATCCCGGCGCAAGCCCCAAAGACATGGAACAGCTTGTGGTGGACCCGATGGAGAAAAAGATCAACGAGCTGGACGATATGAAGCATGTGATCACCGACATCCGCGATGGATTGGCCGTGATGCAAGTGCAATACAAATACAGCTCCGATCCTGATGATAAGTATCAGGAGCTTGTCCGTGAGATCAATAGCCTGAGAAACAGTCTTCCTGCCGACATTAACGACATTCGGATCAACAAACAGATCCCGTCCGATGTGAGCATTTATCAATATGCATTGATCAGTGAAAATGCTTCCTATGCGCAGTTGAAAAAGTATTCCAAGGACTTCAAGGAACGGCTGGAAAAGATAAAATCATTAAAGAAAGTGGACTATGCCGGCTTTCCCGAACGGCAGGTGAATGTGAGCCTGAACCTTGAAAAGATCGCACAGCAAAAGCTCACGCAAAACCAGATCATTAATGCATTGCAAAGCGAGAATGTCAACATTCCCGGTGGAAGCATTAGTATGGCGACCAAAAAGCTGAACATTAAAACCAGCGGTAATTACCGTACGCTGGACGAAGTGGCCAACACGGTCGTTTCCACTTCCGGCGGAAAGGTCGTTTATCTCAAAGACGTTGCGGATGTGAAACTGGGTTATGAAGACGAAACGCACATTACGCGCTTGAATGGGTTCAGGTGCAGTTTTGTGAATGTTAGTCAAAAGGAAGGGGAGAACATTATAGCCGTCCAGGATCAGGTTTTACCGGTTGTTGCAAAATTCGAAAAAGAACTTCCTGCGAACATTGAGCTCGTAAAGGTTTTTGATCAGGCTAAGAGTGTCGACCATCGTTTATCGCATTTTGCCAGGGATTTTGGCATTGCCATCCTGCTAGTTCTGCTCACATTGCTGCCTTTGGGCTCGCGGGCCTCTGTTGTTGTAATGATTTCTATTCCCCTTTCGCTGAGCATTGGGCTCACAATAATGAACTTGCTGGGTTACAATATCAATCAGCTGAGCATTGTGGGGATGATTGTGGCATTAGGCATCCTGGTGGATGACAGCATTGTGGTTGTAGAGAACATTGAACGCTATCTGCGGCTCGGTTATGGTCGGGTGGAGGCTGCGGTGAAAGCGTCGTCACAGATTGGCATGGCGGTTGTAGGCTGCACCATTTTATTGATTTTTGCTTTTCTCCCGCTGGTTTTCCTGCCCGAGGGAGCGGGGGATTTCATCAGGAGTCTGCCGCTTTCAGTGATCACCACGGTTTTCGCTTCCATGCTTGTGTCGCTGACGATCGTTCCGTTTTTGTCTAGTATCCTTTTGAAAAAACATGCGAGCGCAGAAGGAAACTTCTTGTTGCGCGGAATGAAAAAGGGCATTCACAAAACATACGGAAGTCTTTTGGACAAAGCATTAAAGTGGCCTGCTACAACATTGGTACTGGCCGGGCTGATCTTTGCAGGTTCGCTGGCGCTTGTTCCCCTGATCGGGAACAGCTTATTTCCAAAATCCGAAAAGCCCATGTTCCTGATCGACATTGAAACACCGCAGGGCACGAACCTGAAAAAGACGAATCAGGTTACGCGCTACGTGGAAGGGATTTTGAAAAAAGAGCCTTTGATAACTTCTTTTGCAACCAATGTTGGGAAAGGCAACCCGCGGGTTTATTATAATGTGATCCAGCGCAACGAAAGCGAAAATTTCGCGGAAATCTTCGTGCAGGTGGAAGGCCTTGAAACCGAGGAAAAAGTAGAGGTGATTGAGCGGTTAAGGAAAAAATTGGAGCGTTATCCGGGTGCAGAAATCAAGGTGAAGGATTTTGAGCAAGGACCATTGATCGAAGCCCCGCTCGCTTACCGCGTTTATGGTGAAAACCTGGACGACCTGCGCAAAACGGCATTCAGGGTAGCAGATATGCTGAGCAAGACGGAAGGGACCATTTATGTGAACAACCCCTTGCAGGTTCAGCCGACGGACCTGAAAGTGAACATTAATAAGCAAAAAGCGGGAACGCTGGGCATTTCGTCCGCCGATATTGATCGGACTGTGAGATTAGGCGCTGCGGGCTTGAATGTGGCCACTTATCGGGAAGACGTAGGCAAGGCTGATAATTATAATGTGAATGTGTCTGTGTCAAGGAATGCTGCGGTCCAGGATTATGGTGTATTTGATAAATTATACGTGACGTCAGCATCGGGCGCGAACATTCCTTTGAAAAACGTCGCGACCATTGAATTCGAAAGTTCGCCGAACCAGATCCGCCATTATGACAAGGATCGTTATGTGACCGTTTCATCGTTTGCGAAGCCCGGTTATAATGTGCAGCGCATGAATGAAGACATCACCGCGAAGCTGGGACAGTTTAAATTTGAGAAGGGCCAGACATTTACGGTGGCAGGTGAAAAGGAAAGCCAGGAAGAAAGTTTCGGCGGACTCGGCTTGATCATTTTGGTAACCATCTTTGGCTTCCTGGGTGTTCTTATCCTGGAATTTAAAACATTTAAAAGCATCCTCATTGTGCTGTCGGTGATCCCGCTCGGAATAGTGGGCGGTTTGGCCATGCTTTTCCTGACGGGTGAGACGCTTTCGTTCACGGCGACAATCGGTTTCATTGCCTTGGTGGGGATTGAGGTGAAAAACTCGTTGCTGGTGGTAGATTTTACCAACCAGTTACGGGCGCAGGGAATGGGGATCGAAGAGGCCATTATCGAAGCGGGGGAGATCCGGTTTGTGCCGATATTACTGACTTCCATGACGGCGATTGGCGGATTATTGCCGCTGGTGATCGAATACAGCGCGCTTTACTCACCGCTGGCCCTGGTCCTGATCGGCGGATTGATCAGCTCAACATTGCTTTCTAGGCTTGTTACGCCGGTAATGTACAAGCTTTTGCCACCATCCATCGAGCATGTAGCAAAAGAAGAAGCGGTTTTGGAACCCCAGTTTTAA
- a CDS encoding efflux RND transporter periplasmic adaptor subunit: MKKTIKTSIILILLLAALGACKEEKKVEETDSTIPVKIISSAALTQSQPVQTSGLLGSENEAHLSFKIGGIIQDVMVKEGDRVRKGQLLATLNATEIAAQMAQAEENFMKAKRDAQRTQNLFRDSVNTKEQLENSLTSLNVAEKQLEIVRFNLSQAKIYATTDGVVIQKLQNAGEQVQGGAPVLFISSTSNKDWVIKCGLTDKDWTRLKGGEKAEIIFDAYPQTFSGSIATLSQGSDTGSGLYQAEIRLDKQPAKLANGLFAKVSIYPKQKTEMISVPVDALIEGESDSAFVFVADNGKALKKQVKIAFLEGEEAFILSGIDAGAKIIREGSAYLADGSAIKIVQ, from the coding sequence ATGAAAAAAACAATCAAAACAAGCATTATCCTGATTCTGCTTTTGGCAGCGTTAGGCGCGTGTAAAGAAGAAAAAAAGGTTGAAGAAACGGATTCGACCATTCCGGTGAAGATCATTAGTTCGGCAGCATTAACCCAGTCGCAGCCGGTGCAAACCTCTGGCTTGCTGGGTTCCGAAAACGAAGCGCATCTTTCCTTTAAAATAGGAGGGATTATTCAGGATGTTATGGTGAAAGAAGGGGATAGGGTGCGTAAAGGGCAACTTCTGGCAACACTCAATGCAACAGAGATCGCCGCACAAATGGCACAGGCAGAGGAAAACTTCATGAAAGCCAAGCGCGACGCACAACGCACGCAAAATCTGTTTCGCGACAGTGTGAACACAAAAGAACAATTGGAGAACAGCCTTACTTCGCTGAATGTTGCTGAAAAGCAACTGGAAATTGTCCGGTTCAACCTTTCGCAGGCCAAAATATATGCGACTACGGACGGTGTGGTCATTCAAAAATTGCAGAATGCAGGTGAACAGGTGCAGGGCGGCGCGCCGGTGCTTTTCATAAGCAGCACGAGCAACAAAGACTGGGTGATTAAATGCGGCCTCACGGATAAGGACTGGACGAGATTAAAAGGCGGAGAAAAAGCCGAGATCATTTTCGATGCATATCCGCAGACCTTTTCAGGAAGTATAGCAACACTTTCCCAAGGCAGCGACACAGGTTCTGGCCTTTATCAGGCAGAAATCAGGCTCGATAAGCAGCCTGCAAAGCTGGCGAACGGTCTTTTTGCAAAGGTGAGTATTTACCCGAAACAAAAAACGGAAATGATATCGGTGCCGGTGGATGCATTGATCGAAGGCGAGAGCGACAGCGCTTTTGTGTTCGTTGCCGATAATGGCAAGGCTTTGAAAAAGCAGGTGAAAATTGCGTTTCTGGAAGGGGAAGAGGCTTTCATTCTTTCAGGAATTGATGCGGGAGCGAAGATTATTCGGGAGGGTTCGGCATATCTGGCAGATGGTTCGGCGATTAAAATTGTCCAGTAA
- a CDS encoding TolC family protein, translating into MNEHCLLNERHLRARKWRDRLRWKLLFVIAMISFSKPLFAQDRILDAYVSQGLKNNQGLRQQDFLLQKSLYALKEAKSYFLPEVNFNTSYLDSRGGRKISIPIGDLLNPVYTSLNQLTNSTAFPQVENVNQTFNPNNYYDAKFRTSLPLYNPEIGVSTKIRKEQINFQQADYDVYKRELVKEIKLGYYAYLQSEEAIRILESAVNLARENLRFNRVLVSNDKAIRTVVSRSENELIGLEARLEEAKYQSKSATAYFNFLLNSPLDTKIEMVETIQNEPTAGGNAFNKREELLKLESLAKINTLSGQLAKASSLPKLATFIDLGSQGDFLNFNNDTRYYFFGLTLDWRVFAGNRVQYRTKQALMDSKVTGEQISQAEQQLELQSQTASNKLNAAIRIFQASKSQTALSQQYYQDQQKLYREGQLLYIELLDAQNRLVSDQLQQSISYMIMQTRSAELERAQASNPFSN; encoded by the coding sequence ATGAATGAACACTGTTTACTAAATGAACGTCATTTACGAGCGCGTAAATGGCGGGATCGCTTGCGATGGAAATTGCTTTTTGTGATAGCGATGATCAGTTTTTCCAAACCGCTTTTTGCCCAGGACCGCATACTGGATGCATATGTCAGCCAGGGACTGAAAAATAACCAGGGACTGCGGCAGCAGGATTTTTTGCTGCAAAAAAGCCTGTATGCGTTGAAGGAGGCGAAAAGTTATTTTCTACCGGAGGTTAATTTCAACACTTCCTATCTGGATTCGAGAGGAGGAAGGAAGATCAGCATTCCGATCGGTGACTTGCTGAATCCGGTTTATACGTCGCTGAACCAGCTCACCAATTCAACTGCATTTCCGCAGGTGGAAAATGTGAACCAGACATTCAATCCCAACAATTATTACGATGCCAAATTCAGGACATCACTGCCGCTCTATAATCCGGAGATAGGGGTTAGTACGAAGATCAGGAAAGAACAAATTAACTTTCAACAGGCTGACTATGATGTTTATAAGCGTGAGTTGGTTAAAGAAATAAAGTTGGGTTATTATGCTTATCTGCAATCCGAGGAAGCAATCCGGATCCTGGAAAGCGCTGTGAATCTGGCCCGGGAGAATCTGCGATTCAACCGCGTATTGGTGAGCAATGACAAAGCGATCCGCACAGTTGTCAGCAGGTCGGAGAATGAATTGATCGGCTTGGAAGCGAGGTTGGAAGAAGCGAAATATCAATCTAAAAGCGCAACTGCCTATTTTAACTTTTTGTTAAACAGCCCGCTGGATACAAAAATTGAAATGGTCGAAACCATTCAAAATGAGCCAACCGCCGGAGGCAATGCATTTAACAAGAGAGAAGAATTGTTAAAACTGGAATCATTAGCGAAGATCAACACGCTGTCCGGCCAGCTTGCGAAGGCTTCCTCGCTGCCCAAACTCGCAACGTTTATAGACCTGGGTTCGCAAGGTGATTTCCTGAATTTCAATAATGATACGCGTTATTATTTCTTCGGCTTGACGCTTGACTGGCGGGTTTTTGCTGGTAACCGCGTGCAATACAGGACCAAGCAAGCACTCATGGACAGCAAGGTGACCGGCGAGCAGATCAGCCAGGCGGAGCAGCAGCTGGAACTGCAATCCCAGACCGCTTCAAACAAGTTGAACGCCGCCATTCGCATTTTCCAGGCGTCCAAAAGCCAGACAGCGCTTTCACAGCAATATTACCAGGATCAGCAAAAGCTTTACCGCGAAGGGCAACTGCTTTACATTGAACTGCTTGACGCGCAAAACCGGCTCGTAAGCGATCAGTTGCAGCAGAGTATTTCTTATATGATTATGCAAACGCGTTCGGCCGAGCTGGAACGTGCGCAGGCCAGTAATCCATTTTCAAATTAA
- a CDS encoding TetR/AcrR family transcriptional regulator, translated as MAIKERKERERQDMRNLIIDSATQLFLKQGYDKTSIRTIAEDIEYSPATIYLYFKDKDEIFYVIHENAFAILDKQFRKHDSIENPFDRLIAVCKTYVKFAMDNPDYYDLMFIMRAPLSQIKSEEKWDAGECAFEYVLDTIAACLEANLIKPMDKYVLAISVWSFGHGLVSLYVRERLSVMEMPDDVMLIMMESSVNFFLENLRV; from the coding sequence ATGGCGATCAAAGAGAGAAAAGAGCGGGAGAGGCAGGATATGCGCAATCTGATCATTGATTCAGCCACCCAGCTGTTTTTGAAGCAGGGTTATGATAAAACGTCGATTCGGACCATTGCGGAAGACATTGAATACAGCCCTGCTACGATTTATCTCTATTTTAAAGACAAGGATGAAATTTTTTATGTCATCCACGAAAATGCCTTCGCTATTCTGGATAAGCAGTTTCGCAAGCACGACTCGATTGAAAATCCGTTTGACAGATTGATCGCTGTTTGTAAAACTTACGTAAAGTTTGCGATGGATAATCCCGATTACTACGATCTGATGTTCATTATGCGTGCCCCGCTCTCGCAGATTAAGTCGGAAGAAAAGTGGGATGCCGGGGAATGTGCCTTTGAATACGTGCTGGATACGATCGCTGCCTGCCTCGAAGCGAATCTGATCAAACCAATGGACAAGTATGTCCTTGCGATTTCTGTCTGGTCCTTTGGCCACGGATTGGTTTCCTTATATGTGCGTGAAAGATTATCCGTGATGGAAATGCCTGACGATGTAATGCTGATAATGATGGAAAGTTCCGTCAACTTTTTTTTAGAAAATCTGAGAGTGTAA
- a CDS encoding DinB family protein — METNNIANEATFSPSLLNADALLVHWQGHRRLTRKTIEAFPEEHFYTFSIGGMRTFAQLSMEIIGLSAPGIRGIAFGDWTFGEPALDHSTPAPPTKQEVLNLWDLVTEYIETLWPQISADRFHETEAAFGMYPNTILNTLLYLIDNEIHHRAQGYVYLRALGVEPPAFWER; from the coding sequence ATGGAAACCAACAACATCGCAAACGAAGCAACTTTTTCTCCATCCCTGTTAAATGCTGACGCATTGCTCGTGCACTGGCAGGGACACCGCCGATTGACTCGTAAGACAATTGAAGCTTTTCCCGAAGAACATTTTTACACCTTTTCTATTGGTGGCATGCGCACTTTTGCGCAGTTGTCTATGGAAATTATCGGCCTTTCTGCGCCTGGCATTCGCGGCATTGCGTTTGGCGACTGGACTTTTGGTGAGCCTGCGCTCGATCATTCAACTCCTGCGCCGCCGACCAAACAGGAAGTACTAAACCTCTGGGATCTGGTAACTGAGTATATTGAAACATTATGGCCGCAAATCTCCGCCGACCGCTTTCACGAAACCGAGGCTGCCTTCGGCATGTATCCAAACACGATCCTGAATACATTATTGTACCTGATCGACAATGAAATACATCACCGCGCACAAGGATACGTTTACCTCCGCGCGCTGGGTGTAGAGCCGCCGGCATTCTGGGAACGTTAA
- a CDS encoding MFS transporter, translating to MKTFYSILINSLAATLTNTFVWFAVTFWVYLETRSVIATSVMAGIYFATVALSGFFLGSIVDRYKKKTSMMISGIVTLILYVLALLTYIITPEADFKNPANISLWILIVLCLLGALVGNIRAIAISTVVTILIEEDKRDKANGLVGTVNGVSFLIASIFSGLVIGFMGMTWMLALAVGLTVVVLLHLITIHIPEKEIVQTGTHMENIDIKGTIAVVGLVPGLFGLIFFNTFNNFLGGVFMSLMDAYGLSLVSVQVWGILWGVLSLGFIVGGLVVAKKGLGKKPLKTLFVSNIIMWTICIFFTIQASIVLLAVGMFIYLCLIPVVEATEQTILQKVIPHERQGRVFGFAQSIEQAASPITAFMIGPIAKFIFIPFMTTGAGVDLIGSWFGTGTARGLALLFTVTGVLGLIVTLIAMQSKAYHKLSQIYKKPEPAFTEADAMEAERDI from the coding sequence ATGAAGACCTTTTATTCCATTTTGATCAATTCCCTTGCCGCGACCCTGACGAATACGTTCGTTTGGTTCGCGGTAACTTTTTGGGTATATCTGGAAACCAGATCCGTCATTGCGACATCGGTAATGGCCGGGATCTATTTCGCGACGGTAGCATTATCAGGTTTTTTCCTCGGATCCATTGTAGACCGCTACAAGAAAAAAACATCCATGATGATCTCCGGGATCGTAACGCTGATCCTGTATGTGCTGGCGTTACTTACTTATATTATTACGCCCGAGGCTGATTTTAAAAACCCTGCAAACATCAGTTTGTGGATACTGATCGTCCTCTGCCTGCTAGGCGCACTGGTAGGCAACATCCGGGCCATTGCGATTTCGACGGTCGTTACCATTCTAATTGAAGAAGATAAGCGCGACAAGGCAAATGGTTTGGTAGGAACCGTGAACGGCGTGTCGTTCCTGATCGCATCCATTTTCAGCGGGTTGGTGATCGGTTTTATGGGCATGACCTGGATGCTCGCGCTGGCTGTGGGCTTAACAGTCGTAGTACTGCTGCACTTGATCACGATCCACATCCCTGAAAAGGAAATTGTGCAAACGGGTACGCACATGGAAAACATTGACATTAAAGGAACAATTGCGGTTGTAGGACTTGTACCCGGGCTTTTCGGGCTTATTTTTTTCAACACTTTCAATAATTTTCTCGGCGGTGTGTTTATGTCGCTCATGGACGCTTACGGTCTGTCGCTGGTTTCCGTGCAGGTTTGGGGCATATTGTGGGGCGTATTAAGCCTGGGATTCATTGTTGGCGGGCTGGTCGTGGCAAAAAAAGGACTTGGCAAGAAGCCGCTGAAAACCCTATTCGTTTCCAACATTATCATGTGGACGATCTGCATTTTCTTCACCATTCAGGCTTCCATAGTGCTTTTGGCAGTTGGCATGTTCATTTACCTCTGCCTGATTCCCGTCGTTGAAGCGACGGAACAAACCATTCTGCAAAAAGTTATTCCGCACGAAAGACAGGGCCGCGTTTTTGGGTTTGCACAAAGCATTGAACAGGCTGCGTCGCCGATCACAGCGTTTATGATCGGGCCAATCGCAAAATTTATCTTTATTCCCTTTATGACAACCGGCGCTGGCGTTGACCTTATCGGCTCCTGGTTTGGAACCGGAACCGCACGTGGCCTGGCACTTTTGTTTACAGTAACCGGTGTGTTAGGGTTAATCGTCACCTTAATTGCCATGCAGTCGAAAGCCTATCACAAGCTTTCTCAGATATACAAAAAACCGGAACCTGCCTTTACAGAAGCTGACGCCATGGAGGCGGAGCGAGATATTTAA
- a CDS encoding VOC family protein — MFKETKAFSGFSVDNLQKAKEFYGDVLKIDLSEMEEMGLLQLHIAGSNDLIIYEKPNHAPATFTVLNFPVPDIDQAVKDLKALGVEFESYDFPELKTDADNISRGEPSIAWFTDPAGNILSVIQE, encoded by the coding sequence ATGTTCAAAGAAACAAAAGCATTCAGTGGATTTTCAGTTGATAATCTGCAAAAAGCCAAAGAATTTTACGGAGATGTCCTTAAAATAGACCTTTCCGAAATGGAGGAAATGGGTCTGCTTCAATTGCATATCGCAGGTAGCAATGATTTGATCATTTACGAAAAACCAAATCATGCCCCAGCCACATTCACAGTTCTCAACTTTCCGGTCCCTGACATTGACCAGGCGGTGAAAGACCTTAAAGCGCTGGGTGTCGAATTTGAAAGTTATGATTTCCCCGAGCTGAAAACGGATGCCGACAACATTTCACGCGGAGAACCATCCATCGCCTGGTTCACAGATCCGGCAGGGAACATTCTCTCTGTCATTCAGGAATAA
- a CDS encoding DinB family protein, whose protein sequence is MATGNESKLNELIELYDLQTTYFKSALDGISDADRHNRLNTKANHIAWLAGSAVEQRYEMARQFGQSEKQQGNELFKDNKGIQDNETYPTLETYRADWDRISPILRDALVNATDEQLAVKIEMGPDVTYTVKEIIAFSSYREANIIGQIALWRRLLGYEGMKYM, encoded by the coding sequence ATGGCAACTGGAAATGAAAGCAAATTGAATGAGTTGATTGAACTGTATGATTTGCAAACCACTTACTTTAAAAGCGCATTGGATGGCATCTCAGATGCCGACCGCCATAATCGCCTGAATACGAAGGCAAATCACATTGCATGGCTTGCGGGAAGCGCCGTTGAACAGCGCTATGAAATGGCCAGACAATTCGGCCAGAGTGAAAAACAACAAGGCAACGAGTTGTTTAAAGACAACAAAGGCATCCAGGATAATGAGACTTACCCGACGCTGGAAACTTACCGCGCCGACTGGGACCGCATTTCACCGATCCTGCGCGATGCACTGGTGAATGCAACGGACGAACAACTGGCCGTGAAGATCGAAATGGGCCCGGATGTTACTTATACGGTGAAAGAAATCATCGCATTCAGTTCCTATCGTGAGGCCAATATCATTGGCCAGATCGCTCTCTGGCGCAGGCTGCTGGGATACGAGGGGATGAAATATATGTAA